A DNA window from Candidatus Protochlamydia naegleriophila contains the following coding sequences:
- a CDS encoding biotin transporter BioY produces the protein MVIAVDFGRVAAEPNPLVRNWSSILQVLGASLLIALCAQIKVTLPFTPVPITMQTLAILLVGATLGSRKGALAVLAYFSEILMGLPVLSNAAIDPLVFLGPKAGYVLGFLVQAYCMGWMVERMKVFSVSRVFLAGLVACTLEMSLGVLGLAPYVGWNNVLWMGVYPFLVGEIVKVCVMCYILKRSSFASIEQHG, from the coding sequence ATGGTTATTGCTGTTGATTTTGGTCGGGTTGCTGCCGAGCCAAATCCCTTGGTTAGGAATTGGAGTTCGATTCTTCAAGTACTGGGGGCCTCTTTACTTATAGCGTTATGTGCTCAAATAAAAGTAACATTACCGTTTACGCCTGTTCCTATAACGATGCAAACGTTGGCCATCTTGCTAGTTGGGGCTACCTTAGGCAGTCGTAAAGGAGCATTGGCGGTCTTAGCATATTTTTCTGAAATTTTAATGGGCTTACCTGTTTTATCCAATGCAGCTATTGATCCGCTCGTATTTTTAGGACCCAAAGCGGGCTATGTTCTTGGCTTTTTAGTACAAGCTTATTGCATGGGCTGGATGGTTGAGAGAATGAAAGTATTTAGTGTTTCGCGCGTTTTCTTGGCGGGTCTTGTCGCTTGTACATTAGAAATGAGTTTAGGTGTGTTAGGATTGGCTCCTTATGTAGGTTGGAATAATGTCTTGTGGATGGGCGTTTATCCTTTCTTAGTTGGAGAAATCGTAAAAGTATGCGTCATGTGTTACATTCTCAAGCGTTCTTCTTTTGCATCTATTGAGCAACACGGCTAA
- a CDS encoding glycoside hydrolase family 3 protein, translated as MLFSLFSQVVKPTLLSKARYATCLLLILAATLRGDLPLPAVEELTLEEKVGQLLMVHFRGHDLSEEVERLIHEAHVGGVIYYQWANDLSTPSQIKSLSTHLQQSASSKEHPIPLLIATDQEGGVVNRITNGVTVFPGNFALGQTNEPQLAEESAYAMACELLTIGINMNLAPVVDVHSNPFNPIIGIRAFSSDPKEVARFGSKALAGYQRAHMVATLKHFPGHGDVKLDSHETLPTVYKSIEELEEIELLPFQVLASKTPVIMTAHLMVPALDPTACTTFSRSTIEGLLRGQMGYEGVILTDSLVMQGLLEQCDSIEEAALRSLQAGHDLLLLGGKQLFNHQIGFELNCEDILRIHRFLVEAVKQGLLTEERVDASVKRLLNLKKTYRLFETGEEEEAVELSSEENRQLAKKIAQIAIQTIQGSYPLPDQDQSFALILPDVLREEIERTDWLTIGKQVKPLFFKNLNPSESESEHILAECETADICIFFSYNGWRYVKQLDLFHAIQNNCPQTVALVVRDPKDALLLSHSERLLCTFSPSAYSLQAAKNQLFGGDGE; from the coding sequence ATGCTATTCAGCCTCTTTTCTCAAGTCGTAAAACCCACTCTGCTATCGAAGGCGAGGTATGCTACTTGCCTCTTATTAATACTTGCGGCTACGTTGAGGGGTGATTTACCTCTTCCGGCTGTGGAAGAGCTGACATTGGAAGAGAAGGTCGGGCAATTGTTAATGGTCCATTTTCGAGGTCATGACTTAAGTGAAGAGGTTGAACGGCTGATTCATGAGGCTCATGTGGGAGGAGTCATCTATTATCAGTGGGCGAATGACTTGAGTACTCCTTCGCAGATTAAGTCGCTCAGCACGCATTTGCAGCAAAGTGCTAGCAGCAAAGAGCATCCAATTCCACTTTTAATCGCCACCGATCAAGAAGGCGGTGTTGTCAACCGCATCACAAATGGCGTCACAGTTTTTCCGGGAAACTTTGCTTTAGGGCAAACAAACGAGCCTCAGTTAGCCGAGGAAAGCGCTTATGCCATGGCTTGCGAACTGTTAACGATTGGAATTAATATGAATTTGGCTCCAGTCGTCGATGTTCACAGCAATCCTTTTAATCCGATTATTGGCATTCGAGCTTTTAGCTCCGATCCTAAAGAGGTCGCTCGCTTTGGATCTAAGGCCTTAGCGGGATATCAGAGGGCTCATATGGTTGCGACTCTCAAGCATTTTCCAGGACATGGGGATGTCAAATTGGATTCTCATGAAACTCTGCCAACGGTCTACAAATCGATTGAGGAACTTGAGGAAATTGAATTACTTCCTTTCCAAGTGCTTGCCTCTAAAACGCCTGTCATCATGACGGCTCACCTCATGGTGCCGGCATTGGATCCTACTGCTTGTACTACATTTTCGCGCTCCACTATCGAAGGCTTGCTGCGCGGACAAATGGGGTATGAGGGTGTGATTTTGACCGATTCGCTGGTCATGCAAGGATTGCTGGAGCAATGTGACTCCATTGAAGAAGCCGCGCTTCGCAGTTTGCAGGCTGGGCATGATCTCTTATTATTGGGAGGCAAGCAGCTCTTTAATCACCAGATAGGATTCGAGTTGAATTGCGAAGATATTTTGCGCATCCATCGCTTTTTAGTTGAGGCAGTCAAGCAGGGGTTGTTGACTGAAGAGCGTGTAGATGCTTCTGTCAAGCGTCTCTTGAATCTTAAAAAAACGTATCGTCTGTTTGAGACCGGGGAGGAAGAAGAGGCCGTAGAATTATCCTCAGAAGAAAACCGACAGCTGGCAAAGAAAATTGCGCAAATTGCCATTCAAACGATTCAGGGCTCCTATCCCTTGCCTGATCAAGATCAATCATTTGCTTTAATCTTGCCAGACGTATTGAGAGAGGAAATCGAGCGGACTGATTGGTTGACGATTGGCAAGCAAGTTAAACCGCTATTTTTTAAAAACTTGAATCCAAGCGAGAGCGAATCCGAGCACATTCTTGCCGAATGCGAGACGGCCGACATCTGCATCTTTTTTTCTTATAATGGATGGCGTTATGTCAAGCAGTTGGACTTGTTTCATGCCATTCAAAATAACTGTCCTCAGACAGTTGCATTAGTCGTGCGCGATCCGAAAGATGCCTTGCTTCTCTCTCATTCAGAGCGACTCTTATGCACCTTCAGTCCGAGTGCTTACTCGCTGCAGGCAGCTAAAAATCAATTGTTTGGAGGAGACGGTGAATAG
- a CDS encoding fused DSP-PTPase phosphatase/NAD kinase-like protein, protein MAISGSGQFTEENFTNMVRQLAVARLIVFDLREESHGLINGDAVSWTDGQTNYANVGKTLAEIEADENLRLVGAVQKGSIVVLNPAKDAQRLVVKQAKTEREFVESMGYTYVRLPITDHNRPSNEAIDQFVRLVKDRPSDSWVHVHCKGGKGRTTTFMALYDMMFNAQDVELADIIERQKWIGGADLVQTDKPLSFKQKPAEERLELVRTFYTYCREVPNFEISWSEWVSQQHVLASNP, encoded by the coding sequence TTGGCCATATCGGGTAGCGGCCAATTTACGGAAGAAAACTTTACGAATATGGTGCGCCAGCTAGCAGTGGCGCGTTTAATTGTTTTTGATTTGAGGGAAGAGTCTCATGGTCTCATTAATGGTGACGCTGTGAGTTGGACGGATGGTCAGACCAATTATGCCAATGTGGGCAAAACGCTAGCGGAAATCGAGGCAGATGAAAATCTCCGTTTGGTGGGAGCGGTGCAAAAAGGCAGTATTGTGGTGCTCAATCCCGCTAAAGATGCGCAGCGTTTAGTTGTCAAGCAGGCTAAGACTGAGCGGGAGTTTGTGGAGTCGATGGGGTATACTTATGTGCGCTTACCCATTACAGACCATAATCGTCCATCGAATGAAGCCATTGACCAATTTGTACGACTTGTTAAAGACCGTCCTTCCGATTCTTGGGTGCATGTGCATTGCAAGGGGGGGAAGGGTAGAACGACAACCTTTATGGCTTTGTATGACATGATGTTCAATGCCCAAGATGTGGAATTAGCGGATATTATTGAAAGGCAGAAATGGATTGGGGGAGCGGATCTCGTTCAAACGGATAAGCCTCTATCTTTCAAGCAAAAGCCAGCAGAAGAGCGTCTCGAGCTTGTGCGCACTTTTTATACCTATTGCCGCGAAGTCCCCAATTTTGAAATCAGTTGGTCTGAATGGGTTAGCCAGCAGCATGTTTTGGCTTCTAATCCTTAG
- a CDS encoding O-methyltransferase, whose protein sequence is MNDIYHSPKEVKDYLDRRFGQEDALLHSIRECSQAKGLPPIQIPIHVGKLLHLLAKIQGAERILEIGTLGGYSTVWLARALPAHGRLLSLEMNPLHVKVSRDHVQQAGLSDCVEIRQGYAVDLLAQFAQESFLPFDLIFIDADKENNALYLDWALHVSRPGSLILIDNLIPKGDKVGYPSHEEAATVYAFNDYLAVHPLLETAILPTLVGENGRLDGLALVRVKER, encoded by the coding sequence ATGAACGACATTTACCATTCCCCTAAAGAAGTTAAAGATTACTTAGATCGACGCTTTGGACAAGAAGACGCTTTATTGCACTCTATTCGTGAATGTTCGCAAGCAAAAGGCTTACCTCCTATTCAAATCCCCATTCACGTGGGAAAATTGCTCCATTTGTTAGCTAAAATTCAAGGCGCAGAGCGGATTTTAGAGATCGGCACGCTTGGAGGATACAGCACTGTTTGGCTCGCTCGAGCTCTTCCTGCTCATGGCCGCTTGCTGAGTTTGGAGATGAATCCTCTTCATGTGAAGGTCTCTCGCGACCATGTTCAACAGGCAGGCTTATCCGATTGCGTGGAAATTAGGCAAGGCTATGCAGTCGACTTATTAGCGCAATTTGCGCAAGAGTCCTTTTTGCCTTTCGATTTAATTTTTATCGACGCTGATAAAGAAAATAATGCCTTATACTTAGATTGGGCTCTACACGTTTCCCGTCCGGGTTCCTTAATCCTCATCGATAATCTCATTCCGAAAGGCGATAAGGTCGGCTATCCAAGCCATGAAGAAGCCGCAACCGTTTACGCCTTTAATGATTATTTAGCCGTTCATCCCTTGCTTGAAACAGCCATTCTTCCTACACTGGTAGGCGAAAACGGTCGCTTGGATGGGCTGGCTCTTGTGCGTGTTAAAGAGCGCTAA
- a CDS encoding glutaminyl-peptide cyclotransferase yields MAKLIYLDDPHLISQSWQMRIMSFTEEIGSVIVRSIEQKEHPLISSLMSAWNSSRWLLLQRRTPTFGRGIMLRLSLSTRLIVKWFLFALSVFWMAHLPLLAGVELLTPVVIRQIPHDPQAFTQGLVIDNDRLYESTGRYGTSSLRQIDLQTGAVIRQHSLPFELFGEGIAAANGQLIQLTWKEGIALVYQMESWLLTRHLAYQGEGWGLCYDSAQHTLFMSDGSSHLFQRNPDTFAIEKKLKVHLAGKKVKSLNDLVCLGNEIYANVWRTDFIVRINKKTGAVTALIDASHLLPENIKQQLEDEAVLNGIAYREQTDTFFITGKLWPFIFEVKFMPKSP; encoded by the coding sequence ATGGCTAAACTCATCTATTTGGATGATCCCCACTTGATAAGTCAGTCGTGGCAGATGAGGATCATGTCTTTTACGGAAGAGATTGGTTCGGTCATCGTTAGGTCTATTGAACAAAAAGAACACCCGCTCATTTCAAGTCTGATGAGCGCTTGGAATTCTTCTCGGTGGTTACTTCTGCAGAGAAGAACCCCGACTTTTGGGAGGGGAATAATGCTGCGCTTATCGTTATCAACGCGTCTTATAGTCAAGTGGTTTTTGTTTGCTCTGTCAGTTTTTTGGATGGCCCATTTACCCCTCTTAGCAGGGGTTGAGCTTTTAACGCCCGTTGTCATTAGGCAGATTCCACACGATCCGCAGGCCTTTACACAAGGACTCGTGATTGATAACGATCGCTTATATGAAAGCACTGGACGTTACGGAACATCCTCTTTGCGCCAAATCGATTTGCAAACAGGTGCCGTCATTCGCCAGCATTCCCTGCCATTTGAGTTGTTCGGTGAGGGTATCGCGGCTGCCAATGGTCAACTCATTCAATTGACCTGGAAAGAGGGGATCGCTCTTGTTTACCAAATGGAATCGTGGCTTTTAACTCGCCATCTTGCTTATCAAGGAGAAGGATGGGGGCTTTGCTATGATTCTGCCCAGCATACTCTTTTCATGAGCGATGGATCTTCGCATCTTTTCCAAAGAAACCCTGACACGTTTGCCATTGAAAAAAAGTTGAAAGTCCATCTCGCGGGGAAAAAAGTTAAAAGCTTAAATGATTTAGTCTGTCTGGGAAATGAAATTTATGCTAATGTATGGAGAACCGATTTCATCGTCCGTATTAACAAAAAAACGGGAGCCGTAACAGCTCTCATTGATGCATCCCACCTTTTACCGGAAAACATCAAGCAACAACTGGAAGACGAGGCCGTGTTAAATGGCATCGCTTACCGCGAGCAAACCGATACGTTTTTTATAACCGGCAAGTTGTGGCCGTTTATTTTTGAAGTTAAATTTATGCCGAAGAGTCCCTGA
- a CDS encoding nucleoside deaminase, translating to MSDYMQLAVDSAYQGIEEDEGGPFGACLVDDKGEVVAVAHNTVLKDHDPTCHAEINCIREACRRLGTHILSDCTLYTTAEPCPMCLAAIYWARIKKVYIGVNRECAARYGFDDAFFYEQLQLPPEGRELSETFDLTSTKACEGVFAKWRQLERRLY from the coding sequence ATGTCCGATTACATGCAATTGGCCGTTGATAGTGCTTATCAAGGCATTGAAGAAGACGAAGGAGGCCCTTTTGGAGCTTGCCTCGTAGACGATAAGGGCGAAGTCGTTGCCGTCGCACATAATACCGTTCTAAAAGATCACGATCCGACTTGCCATGCTGAAATAAATTGCATTCGCGAAGCCTGCCGCCGCTTAGGCACCCATATTCTTTCCGACTGCACTCTGTATACGACAGCCGAGCCTTGCCCCATGTGTTTGGCTGCTATCTACTGGGCGCGGATCAAAAAGGTTTATATTGGAGTCAACAGAGAGTGCGCCGCCCGTTACGGATTCGATGATGCCTTTTTCTATGAACAATTGCAATTGCCACCTGAAGGACGCGAGCTCAGTGAAACCTTCGACCTTACCTCTACTAAAGCATGCGAAGGTGTCTTTGCCAAGTGGCGCCAGCTCGAACGGCGCCTTTACTAA
- a CDS encoding type III polyketide synthase codes for MSAAILGLATAVPPHHYLQSEAADKFVQILGIDEAKSSYIRQLYQNSAIHKRHSVLNDFNMERTEWNFWGQAFPQEIPGMQKRNEVYKKEAPRLAYEAAQKAIERWGGDPLTLTHIISISCTGIVAPGIEFTLMPLLHLSPSINRFGINFMGCFGAFKGLSVAQAFAKEHPRNRILVVCTELCSLHLQANLDNETLIANSLFADGASAVVIGTDPQPFENPLWEIANSHTMGLENSLDKMSWEAGDQGFLMRLSHTVPVYLGRSIKAFTDHLIPSSLKTDECDWAIHPGGKSILQAIEKTMKLVPSQTEAAWKTLANYGNMSSATFLFVLEELAKQVNQQKWAVGLAFGPGLSIEGVLLKRMEQVKR; via the coding sequence ATGTCAGCTGCTATCTTAGGCCTTGCAACCGCCGTTCCTCCCCATCACTACTTGCAAAGTGAAGCGGCTGATAAATTTGTGCAAATCCTTGGAATAGACGAAGCGAAGAGCAGCTATATTCGGCAGCTTTATCAAAATTCGGCTATCCACAAGCGACACTCTGTTTTGAACGATTTTAACATGGAAAGAACAGAATGGAATTTTTGGGGCCAGGCATTCCCCCAAGAGATTCCTGGCATGCAAAAGCGCAATGAAGTCTACAAAAAAGAAGCACCGAGGCTTGCCTACGAAGCTGCTCAAAAAGCGATTGAGCGCTGGGGCGGAGACCCCCTCACGCTGACACACATCATTTCCATTTCATGTACGGGCATTGTTGCACCCGGCATTGAATTTACTTTGATGCCTCTTTTGCATTTGAGCCCCTCAATTAATCGTTTCGGAATCAATTTTATGGGGTGCTTTGGAGCCTTTAAAGGACTTTCAGTTGCCCAAGCCTTCGCCAAGGAGCATCCCCGCAACCGAATTTTAGTCGTCTGTACAGAACTTTGCAGCCTGCACTTGCAAGCGAACTTAGACAATGAGACGCTGATTGCCAACTCACTGTTTGCAGATGGAGCCTCAGCCGTAGTCATTGGAACAGATCCTCAACCTTTCGAGAATCCGCTATGGGAAATTGCCAATAGCCACACCATGGGACTCGAAAATTCCTTAGACAAAATGTCCTGGGAAGCCGGCGACCAAGGATTTTTAATGCGTCTCTCTCACACTGTACCCGTTTATTTGGGAAGATCCATCAAGGCTTTTACCGATCACTTGATTCCCTCGTCTCTAAAAACAGATGAATGCGACTGGGCCATTCATCCGGGAGGCAAATCAATTCTGCAAGCCATAGAGAAAACGATGAAGCTTGTCCCCTCTCAAACCGAGGCTGCCTGGAAGACACTCGCCAACTATGGCAATATGTCGAGCGCAACTTTTTTATTCGTTCTAGAAGAGCTCGCCAAACAGGTTAACCAGCAAAAATGGGCGGTAGGATTAGCCTTTGGTCCAGGCCTTTCGATAGAAGGAGTCTTGCTCAAGCGCATGGAGCAAGTAAAAAGATGA
- a CDS encoding methyltransferase domain-containing protein has translation MKNRSSKLEKIDLGPPHYTPKQYRNCLYQLDRVGRFLGGDRASFWAFKQLKKPPESILDVGCGGGLFTQRLAKHYPKAKVTGIDLSREAIDFAKRHLSPNDLPQARVNFSVSDSASLDYPSHSFDVVTATLVCHHLKDCELVEFLRQAVRVAKQAVILNDLHRHSLAWLGFAAIMPFFFPNRLVWHDGLLSIRRSFTCTDWITLLNEANIPLNRCSINWHWAFRWTVTIDTSEPFDANLMRSNHET, from the coding sequence ATGAAAAACCGCTCCAGTAAACTCGAAAAGATCGATCTTGGCCCCCCTCATTACACGCCTAAACAATATCGCAATTGCCTCTATCAGCTCGATCGGGTAGGCCGTTTTCTCGGAGGCGACCGTGCCTCTTTCTGGGCCTTTAAGCAGCTAAAAAAGCCCCCGGAATCCATCTTAGATGTTGGGTGCGGAGGAGGACTTTTTACGCAGCGGCTTGCAAAACACTATCCAAAAGCCAAAGTAACGGGCATCGATTTGTCTCGGGAAGCCATCGATTTCGCAAAAAGGCATCTTTCACCAAATGATCTCCCCCAAGCTCGGGTGAATTTTTCTGTCTCGGATTCGGCAAGCCTCGACTATCCATCCCATTCTTTCGATGTTGTCACAGCAACTCTTGTATGCCATCACTTGAAAGACTGCGAACTCGTTGAATTTCTTAGGCAGGCTGTACGAGTAGCTAAACAAGCTGTGATTTTAAATGATCTTCATCGCCATTCGCTCGCTTGGCTTGGCTTCGCAGCGATCATGCCTTTCTTCTTCCCCAATCGCCTCGTCTGGCACGATGGCCTTCTTTCGATTCGCCGCTCTTTTACATGCACCGATTGGATCACTCTTTTAAACGAAGCCAATATTCCGCTAAACCGCTGTTCCATCAATTGGCATTGGGCCTTTAGATGGACCGTCACGATCGATACCTCTGAGCCGTTTGATGCAAATCTAATGAGAAGCAATCATGAAACATGA
- a CDS encoding NAD(P)/FAD-dependent oxidoreductase, which produces MKHEFAILGGGLAGLSAAIRLAELGCAPLLIEAGNYPSHKVCGEFLSPDSLPLLQRWGINPKIIHQTHVHTPTRSLTFNFPSPAGSLSHWQLDPALADLAVSNGTNLLTGTKVAHLTPSKSVHEWHELTLSSGKKIETRHLIIATGRLPQFSTQPLVPRYIGVKAHFKGIDLKDRLEMFSFPKAYIGLAPIEHGCNIACLADVHAFQQVGSANAFIDSLCQQHPLLKSYLAQGENLFSGWMQAPLPEFGIKNTPAWTNAYFIGDSAGTIPPACGNGLTMALIGGHMAADYAFQGQFEEFKKRWKRQFHSQILVGKLLHRLMFNPSYGKLFLRMNDFFPPLSSLIFSLTR; this is translated from the coding sequence ATGAAACATGAGTTTGCCATTCTAGGTGGAGGCTTAGCAGGCTTATCAGCTGCCATCAGACTGGCAGAGCTTGGGTGCGCCCCCTTGCTGATCGAGGCTGGAAACTACCCTAGCCACAAGGTATGCGGTGAATTTCTCTCTCCTGACAGCCTGCCTCTTCTGCAACGATGGGGAATCAACCCTAAGATAATCCACCAAACCCATGTACATACCCCAACGCGTTCACTCACATTTAATTTCCCTTCTCCAGCAGGAAGCCTCTCTCATTGGCAGCTCGATCCAGCACTTGCCGATCTAGCCGTCAGCAATGGGACAAATCTTCTCACAGGAACGAAAGTAGCTCACTTAACCCCTTCTAAAAGCGTGCATGAATGGCATGAGCTGACTTTATCATCGGGGAAAAAAATAGAGACGCGCCACTTAATCATCGCTACAGGCCGCCTCCCTCAATTTAGTACTCAGCCGCTTGTTCCTCGCTACATCGGCGTCAAAGCTCATTTTAAGGGAATCGATCTGAAAGACAGGCTCGAAATGTTTTCTTTTCCGAAAGCCTATATTGGACTGGCTCCCATTGAGCATGGATGCAATATTGCCTGTCTGGCCGATGTGCATGCATTCCAGCAAGTAGGTTCTGCCAATGCCTTCATCGATTCCCTTTGCCAGCAGCACCCCCTACTCAAGTCCTATCTTGCACAAGGAGAGAATCTTTTTTCCGGTTGGATGCAAGCCCCCCTGCCAGAATTCGGGATCAAAAATACCCCTGCATGGACCAATGCCTATTTTATAGGCGATTCTGCAGGCACCATTCCGCCAGCTTGTGGAAATGGCCTGACAATGGCACTTATTGGAGGACATATGGCGGCCGATTATGCCTTTCAAGGGCAATTTGAAGAGTTCAAAAAGAGGTGGAAGAGACAATTTCACTCGCAAATCCTTGTCGGCAAGCTTCTCCACAGACTCATGTTTAATCCAAGCTATGGCAAGCTCTTCCTGCGCATGAACGATTTTTTTCCGCCTCTCTCATCACTCATTTTTTCGCTGACGCGCTAA